The following are from one region of the Silene latifolia isolate original U9 population chromosome 9, ASM4854445v1, whole genome shotgun sequence genome:
- the LOC141600899 gene encoding uncharacterized protein LOC141600899, with protein MEIVDIIMIDDNSAIESGVDSNVNNNSECSVTPRVGCGEVPCSNVGSGQDGEGSTAVLTTPTMPTISTPTTLVTYTPGGTEQWISRIEEKFTPVVGKTFVDLESAMLFYKIYAIACGFEARKSSTKRFKDGVIRTKCMVCEELRTINT; from the exons atggagattgtagatatcaTAATGATTGATGATAATAGTGCTATTGAATCAG GTGTTGATTCAAATGTCAACAACAACTCAGAGTGTAGTGTGACGCCTCGTGTCGGTTGTGGTGAGGTTCCTTGCTCTAACGTTGGTTCTGGTCAGGATGGTGAGGGTTCTACTGCTGTCTTAACAACCCCTACAAtgccaactatttccacacctactactttggtaacttacacaccgggtggcactgagcaatggataagtaggattgaagagaagtttacacccgtggttggcaaaacatttgtggacttagagtcagcgatgttgttctataaaatttatgctattgcttgtgggtttgaagcaaggaagtcttcaactaagaggtttaaagatggtgttattcgaacaaaatgcatggtttgtgaagagttaagaacgataaacacctaa
- the LOC141600900 gene encoding protein FAR1-RELATED SEQUENCE 9-like produces the protein MDQQRHNLKLLEAQSHNSMPETLFGSNWEAHAVKVYTHEVFFDFQEDVKFSVNACSVCGYTPPDPVTNFEVSIVKDANKRKRYAVEYNRRTMDVHCTCKLFERKGILCNHIIWICSGKFKEIPDKYIFRRWSKNALRNSVYDLNGNLLENYDLTGNSKFGMSRVWSEIYATVGMLKRKEESDMREFAKLIKEFREKLEPNLKPLTKK, from the coding sequence atGGACCAACAAAGGCACAATCTAAAGCTTCTTGAAGCACAGAGCCACAACTCAATGCCTGAAACCCTATTCGGGTCAAACTGGGAGGCCCATGCAGTGAAGGTCTATACACATGAAGTGTTTTTCGACTTCCAAGAGGATGTTAAATTTTCGGTAAATGCGTGTAGTGTTTGTGGATACACCCCACCAGATCCAGTAACTAACTTTGAAGTTTCAATTGTTAAGGACGCAAACAAGCGAAAGAGATATGcagttgagtacaataggagaacaATGGATGTCCATTGTACATGTAAATTGTTTGAAAGGAAAGGTATTTTATGCAACCACATCATTTGGATTTGCtcgggaaagtttaaggaaataCCTGATAAATACATTTTTCGTAGGTGGAGTAAGAATGCACTCAGAAACTcggtttatgatttgaatggaAATCTGCTGGAAAACTACGATCTTACTGGTAATAGTAAATTTGGAATGTCTCGGGTGTGGTCTGAGATTTACGCAACTGTTGGTAtgctcaaaagaaaagaagagtcagatatgagagagtttgccaagctaaTTAAAGAATTCCGAGAGAAGTTGGAGCCAAACCTAAAGCCTTTGACCAAAAAATAA